Below is a genomic region from Tepidiforma bonchosmolovskayae.
CAACCGCCTGCCCGACCGCAAGTTTTGGTACATGACCGGCGGCGGCCAGTCGGCCCTCACCGCCATCGAGCTCGACCCCCGCACGCCCCGCCGCATCTACGTCTCCATCGCCGCCGGCGGCGCCTACTGCTCCGAAGACGGCGGCCAGACCTGGGAGCCGCGCTGGCACACCGCCATCGCCACCACCCCCGAGGTCCGGGAGATGTTCGCCAAGATCGAAGAGCTGTTCCCCGAGATGGCTGCCCAGTTCCCCGCACCTGAAGGCGTCGACCCCCTCGCCGCCAACGAGTTCCACAAGTTCCGGCTCGACCCCAAGAACCCCGACCGCACCTGGGGACAGGCCCACATCGGCGTTTTCCGCTCCGACAACGGCGGCCGCAAATGGGTCGATGTCACAAAAGGCCTCCCCTCCTTCCACGGCTTCCCCCTCGCGGTCACCAAACAGGGCCGCGATGCCGTCTTCGTCGCCCCCCTCGAAATGGAGGCCGACAACTTCCGCGTCATGAACGGCCAGTTCGCCATCTACCGCACCACCGATGCCGGCGCCACCTGGGAGCGCCTCACCCGCGGCCTGCCCGGCCCCCACGACTACCAGAGCGTCTACCGCGACGCCATGGATACCGACGGCATCGACCCCGAAGGCGTCT
It encodes:
- a CDS encoding WD40/YVTN/BNR-like repeat-containing protein, which encodes MPGTTLLIGTRKAFFIYRSDAARERWELSPPMLKGTSVYQAAVDTRRRPARLLLAANHWAWGRSVARSDDGGHTWEQRSPGLGFPQDMGITIDNVWGIAPGHPDEPGVVWAGTQPAGLFRSADWGETWEPVDTLNRLPDRKFWYMTGGGQSALTAIELDPRTPRRIYVSIAAGGAYCSEDGGQTWEPRWHTAIATTPEVREMFAKIEELFPEMAAQFPAPEGVDPLAANEFHKFRLDPKNPDRTWGQAHIGVFRSDNGGRKWVDVTKGLPSFHGFPLAVTKQGRDAVFVAPLEMEADNFRVMNGQFAIYRTTDAGATWERLTRGLPGPHDYQSVYRDAMDTDGIDPEGVYVGTTNGEVYYGREWGESWVRLPGTLPPILSVTAIPSDLL